GATAATCTTCATAGCCCGGTTCACTATAGGGCTGGGTACTTTTGAAGAGGTTCAACACAAAATCCTTTCCATCTATTGAAAAATGCGCTTCACCGTATTTTACATACTCAGGTGTTCGGGCAGTAGTTGTGGGCATCAAGAAAGGTTTTTCATCTGGAGTACGGACAAATTTTGCTTCAACAATAAACTTTGGATCAATTGGATAAAACTCCAATCCCTTAAAATTTTTAAAATCCTTCGGTTCCAAAATTGTGGTTTCGGGATTGCTGAATTCTTTGTTCAGTTCAATCTGCGCAGCCTTGCTTTCAGAAATAATGGCCTCTTCCTGCGCAGAAATGATTGTGCAGAACAGTAAAAAAATCACTTTAAGTAAATTCTTCATAATTTGTTTTCAGTAAAAGTAGAAAAGAATTTCAAACTTCATATTAATTTTTATTTTTGGCAAAAAAACACTTTATGATTAAAACTCTCCTCACTTCACTATTACTCTGTATCAGTTCGCAATTTCTAGTGGCACAGCATATTGATATTGACAAAAAGGCACTTTCATTTTTAGCTTCACAAGAAAAGGTGAATGTGGTTTTTACCTTCGACAGCTTAACTTTTGACGGAAAAAACATTCCCGAAGCAAAATTTCTTCAAATGCGATACGTGGAGGTTTCGGAATGGAAAGACAAAGAGGCCGCAAAAGAATGGCTGGAGCTATATGATGAACACAAAAACCAAAAGTGGCAAGAATTATTTTTAGCCACGCTTAACGAAAAAACAGCAGAGTATAAAAACGCTCCAGTATTCAATAAAAATGATAGTAGCGCAAAATACACTATGAAGGTAAACAGTGATTGGATGTATTTTGGATATAATGTAATTATTGGAAAGGAACCTTCCAAAGTATCGATGACCTTTGATTTTTATGAAACCAAAAATCCTTCTATTGTTTTGTTCAGCACAGAAATCAGCCGGGCAATGGGAGTAAATAATGAAAGCTATAACCTACGGGATTGGCCCAGTTTTAGAAGAATGGGCAAAGCTTACATAAGAGCGGGCTATAAACTCGGACAGGCATTTAAACGTGTTTTAAATTAACTTTTTGCTTGCCGAAAAATAATTTTTACTACATTTGAAAATCAATTTCACTAAAAAATGAAAAGTAACACATACACCTGCCGCAGAAACCAGGTCATTTCAAACCAGAAGTGCCGGCGATGTATGTATTGACTATATAACAATAAGTTTATACAATATAAAAACGTCCCGGCCAAAACCGGGACGTTTTACATTTATACCACCAACCAAAGATGAAAAAGATTTACACAAACTACCTGGCAAACTTTCGGGGTTTATCCCGAGAAATCTGGCTATTGTCTTTGGTTACCTTCGTCAATAGAGCTGGAGCCATGGTAATTCCCTTTTTATCATTGTACCTAATAAACGTGGAAGGTTTTGATTTGCCACAAGTGGGGTGGATAATGTCTTGTTTTGGTCTAGGTTCATTGGTGGGTACATATATTGGCGGGAGATTAACAGATTCGATAGGTTTTTATAAAGTGATTCTTTCAAGCCTTTTTTTGGGCGGAGTTGGTTTTATATTGCTTCAATATATCAATACATTTTACGGATTCTGCATAGGTATATTTTTATTGACTTTGATGGCAGATGCGGGTCGCCCTGCCATTTTTGTAGCTGCTGATGCATACAGCAAACCGGGAAATATTACCCGAAGTATTGCTTTAATTCGTTTGGCAATAAACTTAGGCTTTTCCATAGGCCCATTGATTGGCGGTTTAATAATCGCGCACATAAATTATACTTCACTTTTTTGGATTGATGGTTTAACCTGTATGCTCGCTTCCCTTGGTGTATTTCTTCTTTTGAAACCTAAAAAACTAATAAATACCACTGAGGAAAAAACTGTAGTTTTAAAAGAAGGGCTGCCCCCTTATTTGAACAAGCTTTTCCTTATTTTTTTCGTAATAATGGTAGCTAACAGTCTGGCATTTGTTCAATATTTTTCAGTGATGCCTGTTTATTATGAAAAGGTGCATTTCCTTTCCGAAGATGTTATTGGGTGGTTATTATTTATAAATGGCGCCACAATTGTAATTTTTGAAATGCCGCT
The Aequorivita iocasae genome window above contains:
- a CDS encoding DUF1684 domain-containing protein, with amino-acid sequence MKNLLKVIFLLFCTIISAQEEAIISESKAAQIELNKEFSNPETTILEPKDFKNFKGLEFYPIDPKFIVEAKFVRTPDEKPFLMPTTTARTPEYVKYGEAHFSIDGKDFVLNLFKSTQPYSEPGYEDYLFLPFTDLTSGDGSYGGGRFLDQRIPEGDTIIIDFNKAYNPYCAYSARFSCPIPPKENDLLIRIEAGVKDFGKH
- a CDS encoding MDR family MFS transporter, which codes for MKKIYTNYLANFRGLSREIWLLSLVTFVNRAGAMVIPFLSLYLINVEGFDLPQVGWIMSCFGLGSLVGTYIGGRLTDSIGFYKVILSSLFLGGVGFILLQYINTFYGFCIGIFLLTLMADAGRPAIFVAADAYSKPGNITRSIALIRLAINLGFSIGPLIGGLIIAHINYTSLFWIDGLTCMLASLGVFLLLKPKKLINTTEEKTVVLKEGLPPYLNKLFLIFFVIMVANSLAFVQYFSVMPVYYEKVHFLSEDVIGWLLFINGATIVIFEMPLIAWLDRKKISKTMATFWGIFFLGLSFLVLNLSTWSGVLVIAMLLMTLGEMIGFPFSNALALEMSPKGRKGSYMALYSMSFSVAHLIGHNGGMNLVNSFGYFKTWTIFSIFLLFIAALTIWLYFLLKKSQTGNI